The window gagaaatttttgaaagaaaagtcaAGGGTGAAACACATTTAgttgggggatggtaataatagcttTTTCTACAAATCTGTGATTTGTAGGCAGCATAGGAAGCACATCctggaaattcaaggggagaATGGAGATATTGTGAAGAATCCTAGCCAGATTAAGGAAGAAGCTATTTCTTtttataagaaattatttgggactgattcggCTGACAGTGGTTTCTTTCCTAGCTCTATTCCTTTGAAGCATGGTCTGTCTCAAGCCCATCAGGAAAGCCTTACTAGGAGAATctctaataaggagattatggaggttgtgtttgcttttaaGAATTCTAAGGCTCCAGGACCAGATGGTTTTGGAGCAGCCTTTTACAAGCATTCTTGGGAGATTGTGGGAGAAGATTTGACTCTGGCTGTAAAGTGGTTTTTCATGAAGTCTTACCTTCCTAGTTCggttaatgctacttttattagcCTTATCCCTAAGACAGGAGATGTAACCTCATTTATGGGATATAGGCCtatagccctttgcaatctcttttacaaaatcattaccAAAGTGCTATCCAATAGGCTGCAAGGAGTGATCGGGCAGGTGGTCAGTGACTGTCAGTCTACTTTCATCAAGGGCAGGTCTATAGTAGAGAATATTTTGGTTTGCCATGATGTGGTTcgagggattgagcagaaaggcaCTAGCCCCACAGCTATTTTGAAGATCGAtctccataaagcttatgattcTCTTACTAGgaggtttttgtttgagattatggagagaatgggtttccctcagcagttcattggttgggtgaaggcttgtgtggACTCCCCTTATTTCTCCATTTTACTGAATGGGAGCCCGGTAGGATATTTTAAAGGAGGAAGGGGTATTCGGCAGGGGGATCCAATATCTCCTTACCTGTtcactattgctatggagggcTTCTCGGCTATGATGAGGAAATTGGAGGTTGAAAATAGGATCACTCTTCTCCCCAGGTGCAAGAGGTCCCATCTCTCTCACCTTatttttgctgatgatttgatgatattcATGAAAGCCACCATAGACTCTATTTCGGCCTGCCTGGGGGTCCTGGGTGATTTTCACACCTACtcgggttgaaactcaacaggactaagtcctctattattttaggggcctAACCCACACGGCCGGAtcgcaacttttggaattaacaattttgtggataccaaatTACCTATTCGGTATTTAGGTGTTCCGCTTGTCTCTCGGAAATTAACTTTTGCTGATTGCTCTTCTATTCTGGATCGTGTTAGGAGCAgacttgatggatggaaggctTGGCTCTTATCTTTTGCAGGGAGGCTTCAACTGTTGAACTCAGTCCTTCAGGGGTGTTATATCTATTGGTCAGGACTCTTTGGTTTGCTTGGTGCTCTCAAGACAATGCTGGAGTCTATGTTCTCCAATTTTCTATGGGTTGGCCCATCTCTtcatcgtaaggtacattacatttcttgggatagaatttgtaagcctaaggctgaagggggccttggaattaggaggatttctgatatgaatactgcgggtatccttaagcaaatctggtggattgcttctaggaaggacagcctttgggttagatgggtgTACACCTGATACCTTagaaatgattctatttggactgttaagacttcccaaaattgctcttgggtgtggATGAAGATTCTTAAGTATAGGGACTTGGCTGAAccccatatctatcatattattgggaatggccactctactagactatggttggattattggcaccccaaaggggttttgattaaaagttTTGGTGATCGGATTCGATATGATGTTGGTTCCACcaggcttgccttggtttctgatcttattaggaatggccaatggctttctccccctcagggctcttttgaCCTGATTACTATTTTTAGAGacctccctagtattcccattgttaatggaaaggcagatcttgttgtttggaaagGTACGGCTAATGGCATTTTTTCTACTAAGTCGGCTTGGGAGAAAGTGAGGAGTAGTTCTATAAGGGTAGCTTGGCACAAGCTTGTTTGGTTCCCTGGTTTTTTGCCTAGGCATTCATGTACTgcttggagatgccttatgTCAGGGCTCCCCACAAAAGACCAGCTGcaaagaaggaatataaatGTTGGGAAGAattgtattctttgttggggaaattCGGAAAGCCATAgccatttattctttgagtgtcctttttctagaaacatttgggatagagttagTTCTATGATTTTTCTTGGTGGTAAAGGCCCCGCTAGCCTCCTTGATGTGGTTAACTGGCTTGTTCAGGTGGTGTGTGTTAATGATAATTTGGATGTTATCcctaagatggctttttgtgcgacaatctatcatgtttggtgggagagaaatcagcgtctcttcagtaatcaagcaaggtcttatgatgctaTTATCCAAGCTATTAAATTTGATGTTGTGACTAGGGGCTCTCAAAGCCATATTTCGGTTGCCTATTCACCTAGGAATCAGTTCTTGGTCGATATGTGGGGATTACAGGTGAGATGGGCTGCTGTTATTCCCAAAGCTTGTGTCTGGCCCATACCTCcggcagatttgtttactttgcattgtGATGGTTCCTTGagtggagatagagctgcttatgggggCCTTATTCGCAATACCTTAGGTGACCCGGTTCTGGCTTATGTCGGCAAAGGTGTGGAGGCCTCGGTTCTTCATATGGAGTTACTAGCCATTTACAGGGGGGTTACTCTGTGCTTATAGAGAGAGCTTCGCCATATGTCCattagatctgattcgaagcTGGCTATTGAGATTCTTACAGGTGTTTCCAGCTGCCCTTGGAGTGTATATACCTTGAAGTTCCAGATTTTGTCCAGCCTAAACCAGTTGGCCCATTATgagataaggcatgtttggagggagttgaatcagCCGGCGGATTTTATTGCTTCAATTGATCTTAGTGATGGGGAGACAATTTTATATCCTTCGAGTTTTGTTGAGGATCTTAACcggttgatttatgatgatgtctctggtaaggtccagtttagacctccttgattgggttgggtgtcttTCTCTTGTATTACCCAGGGGCATGTCCTTGGGGTGTGTGGGgcccttcctccctcttagagttgtctaagggttggaagtaggctgccttcttttgttttctttctttttctttttatacacatacatcttactgatcaaaaaaaaaaaaaaaaaaagaaagttttttgaaaataccgaacctaaaaaagtacagaaatgcccccaaataaccccaaatgacccactcggtctggtttaaagtggaaatgaacatatgtcgaaattggtaccgatttgaaggtcacgaccctcaacatcgtatccacacgtctaataatagataaggacactttttagaaaattccaaacccaaaaatgtacagaaatgcccccaaataaccccaaacgatccacccggtctggttcggaccctaAATGAACATCTATTGAAATACTTGGcatttcgaaggtcacgaccctcaacatcgcatccacacgtctaataagagataaggacacattttagagaatctcaaacccaaaaacgtacagaaatgccccgaaataaccccaaacgacccacccggtctggtttaaaccgaaaatgaacatatggcaaaataggtatcgaatcgaaggtcacaatcctcaacatcacatccacacgtctaataagagataaggacactttttagaaaataccaaatccaaaaaagtacagaaatgcccccaaataaccccaaacgatccacccggtcttgtttaaaccaaaaatgaacatatgtcaaaataggtatcgattcaaaggtcacgacactaaacatcgcatccacatgtctaatatgagattaggacactttttagaaaataccaaatccaaaaacccacccgatctggtttaaacgaaaaatgaacatatatcaaaataggtatcgattcaaaggtcacgaccctcaacatcgcatccacacgtctaataagagataaggatacgttttagagaatctcaaacccaaaaaagtatagaaatgccccgaaataacctcaaacgacccacccggtctggtttaaataaaaaatgaacatatgccaaaattggtatcgatttgacagtcacgatcctcaacatcgcatccacacgtctgataagagataaggtcactttttggaatataccaaaccaaaaaaagaacagaaatgcccccaaataatcctaaacgTCCTACCTGgactgatttaaacaaaaaatgaacatatgtcaaaatcggtttcgattcgaaggtcacgatcctcaacatcgcatccacatgtcgaataagagataaggacactttttagaaaatcccaagcccataaaagtatagaaatgcccccaaatgaccccaaacgacccaccttgtctggtttaaaccgaaaatgaacatatatcgaaattggtataaattcgaaggacatgaccctcaatatcgtatccacacgtctaataagagataaggatactttttagaaaatcccaagcccgtaaaagtacagaaatgcccccaaataatacCAAActacacacccggtctggtttaaataaaaaatgaacatatgtcgaaataggtattgattcaaaggtcacagacctcaacatcgcatccacacatctaataagagataaggacactttttagaaaatcccaagcccaaaaaagtacagaaacgcccccaaataataaaaaatgacccacccggtcaggtttaaaccaaaaatgaacatatacagaaataggtatcgattcgaaggtcacgactctcaacatcgcctccacaggtctaataggagataaggacactttttagaaaatacccaaccaaaaaaagttcagaaatgccaccaaataaccccaaacgacccacctggtcgggtttaaaccgaaaatgaacatatgtcgaaataggtatcgattcgaaggtca is drawn from Telopea speciosissima isolate NSW1024214 ecotype Mountain lineage unplaced genomic scaffold, Tspe_v1 Tspe_v1.0653, whole genome shotgun sequence and contains these coding sequences:
- the LOC122648258 gene encoding uncharacterized protein LOC122648258, translated to MEIKKVCKDHEVNLVGLFETKVKLDNCASIFHSFLTGWKYLHNGDLDNSIRIWLGWDPNFYDVVLVQKSKQFIHAKVSIVGTSVFFFCTVVYALNSVVARKELWEDVGAISSAIINPWAVLGDFNVIRSNSEKIGGYPVRIEAMDDFNSFIDGAGLLDLKWKGEALTWNNRQVGDARICCKLDRVLVNLAWMDVFRSSDATFYPPGLSDHSPVVVAVGWEQPMNLALNPILKFAARLRNVKKGLRSWNKECVGDVFLVVKEAEAELFQIQRQLSEHPDDPNLVLMETQAKKKFWEALATEEKFLKEKQHRKHILEIQGENGDIVKNPSQIKEEAISFYKKLFGTDSADSGFFPSSIPLKHGLSQAHQESLTRRISNKEIMEVVFAFKNSKAPGPDGFGAAFYKHSWEIVGEDLTLAVKWFFMKSYLPSSVNATFISLIPKTGDVTSFMGYRPIALCNLFYKIITKVLSNRLQGVIGQVVSDCQSTFIKGRSIVENILVCHDVVRGIEQKGTSPTAILKIDLHKAYDSLTRRSRLDGWKAWLLSFAGRLQLLNSVLQGCYIYWSGLFGLLGALKTMLESMFSNFLWVGPSLHRKVRWAAVIPKACVWPIPPADLFTLHCDGSLSGDRAAYGGLIRNTLGDPRELRHMSIRSDSKLAIEILTGVSSCPWSVYTLKFQILSSLNQLAHYEIRHVWRELNQPADFIASIDLSDGETILYPSSFVEDLNRLIYDDVS